gaAGAATGGAgaagtagttaatgactgatgaggtctgtcTGACTGACATGTGACATTTATAATGACAGGAGCTGATTAACAGTGTGaggattattttactaataaaatatgatctgttttatcatcacacaggtgtcttatgtcttctgagctgcagtgatgaatcagACAGTAAAAGCAGCACCACTGTCAGCAGTCACTGAAATAAACTCACTAATTTcaaatcctgctaaaatcatgtgtttagtgtgtaaaggATTTTTGTTAGaagctgttttaaaatgagtaGAAATATGAAATGATTCTAACTGACCTGTAACAACATACAGGCTCCCCTCTTTTACCTGTCACTCCACACTTtgtccatggatacttttttcttgAGTGATCTGaacctgctctggagcagggccctatttcaggaagcaggctcaacaaactctgagcctaatcCCGATCTCCGGGTTGACTGAGCCTCGAGAACAGTTGATCAGCattagggggcgatcacacggaaatgagacgctagagacgcggacgcttcaaagacgcttgaaacgctggaagcgcttattcaatgcgcgctagaCAAAAACCCCAGCAAGGAGCACCTGTGGAGCGGGGGTGCGtgcgcaacacacacacacacacacacacacacacacacacacctcctgtcaTCTCCCTATGTCTCCCCTTGAATATAGTGTTTCCCTCAAAGACAGTAGAGACAGTACTAGCTTACATGAAACTATCACAAGctatcaaatcaaatccaactttgtttatatagcacttttcatacataNNNNNNNNNNNNNNNNNNNNNNNNNNNNNNNNNNNNNNNNNNNNNNNNNNNNNNNNNNNNNNNNNNNNNNNNNNNNNNNNNNNNNNNNNNNNNNNNNNNNNNNNNNNNNNNNNNNNNNNNNNNNNNNNNNNNNNNNNNNNNNNNNNNNNNNNNNNNNNNNNNNNNNNNNNNNNNNNNNNNNNNNNNNNNNNNNNNNNNNNNNNNNNNNNNNNNNNNNNNNNNNNNNNNNNNNNNNNNNNNNNNNNNNNNNNNNNNNNNNNNNNNNNNNNNNNNNNNNNNNNNNNNNNNNNNNNNNNNNNNNNNNNNNNNNNNNNNNNNNNNNNNNNNNNNNNNNNNNNNNNNNNNNNNNNNNNNNNNNNNNNNNNNNNNNNNNNNNNNNNNNNNNNNNNNNNNNNNNNNNNNNNNNNNNNNNNNNNNNNNNNNNNNNNNNNNNNNNNNNNNNNNNNNNNNNNNNNNNNNNNNNNNNNNNNNNNAAACAGGCTCTAATCACCTTCTCCTTACACAACAGCCTCTGAATACACTGGGCCTCAACCTCCACCACTTCATTCACTAAAGGACACGCCATGTTTCTACTTCCTGCTACACGCTCAGCCTCAGGCTGACATGAAGCAAACCTGTGACTCAGCAGGTTAGCTTCACAGAgtatgttgccatagtaactgactcagggttttgctgagctggctttgtgaaacggaaaaCTTAAGAGTTTCATCTCAGGCTGAACAAACTCAGAGTTTTTCCACTGATCCTGCtctctgaaatagggcccaggtcagctgttcagcatcagttaccatggtgatttatccCAGTAAAAACCAGCTTCGTAGGACTGAAACCCAGatttaaccctgaagttacctcgctaactccaCATCCtccttcgtagtacaggcctctgatCAGGGTGAGTACAAAAATAGAATgattagaaaataaatacatttttaaaagtgggTGTGGCCTGTTGGGCTCACGATCAGTGTGCCCTGGGTGTGTTCTTACAGGAATCCCCTGCAGCTGCGGTTTGTCCAGCAGGTTGTGGAGTTCGTTCTTGGAGGCTTCGATTTTCTCTGGGTCTGCTGCGTCCACCATGTACCTACAACGAGAAGACACTGTGAGAACATCTGTACATTCTGTTCCTGTCTTCTATCCTCTCAGCTCTGAATCTGTCTTGTGATCCTCTGACCGTTTCCTAATCTGCTGCTGAACTGGACCAAACACTGAATCCAGAATCACTCTGACCTCTGTTCATCTGAGCTGCTCTCTGTTACATCAATCTGACCCTGTCCCCACAGCTTCCTGTCCCCACAGCTTCCTGTCCCCACAGCTTCCTGTTCCTGCAGCTTCCTGTCCCCGCAGCTTCCTGTTCCTGCAGCTTCCTGTCCCCACAGCTTCCTGTCCACACGGCTTCCTGTCCCCACAGCTTCCTGTTCCTGCAGCTTCCTGTCCCCACAGCTTCCTGTCTCCCGGCAGCTTCCTGTCCCCACAGCTTCCTGTTCCTGCAGCTGCCTGTCCCCACAGCTTCCTGTTCCTGCAGCTTCCTGTCCCCACAGCTTCCTGTTCCTGCAGCTTCCTGTCCCCACAGCTTCCTGTCCCCGCAGCTTCCTGTTCCTGCAGCTTCCTGTTCCTGCAGCTTCCTGTCCCCACAGCTTCCTGTTCCTGCGGCTTCCTGTCCCCACAGCTTCTTGTTCCTGCAGCTTTCTGTCCCCACAGCTTCCTGTTCCTGCAGCTTCCTGTCCCCACAGCTTCCTGTTCCTGCAGCTTTGGACCAAGCAGACACGTCCCAGCGGCCCGTTTAAACAGGCACAGTAACCAGAGTTTAGGAAGGACTTACACGATCGCGCTGACTCCTCGACAGTAACGCTCCCACATGCTCCTGAACCTAGGCTGTCCTCCGATGTCCCACAACTACAGAAACATAAAAAGGACACAGTCAGACAGGacacagtcagagaggacagagagaggacacagTCAGACAGGAAACTGCCAGACAGGacacagtcagagaggacagagagaggacacagtcagacagaacacagtcagagaggacagacagaggacacagtaagacaggacagagagaggacacagtcaaaaaggacagagagaggacacagtcagagaggacagaaagaggacacagtcagacaggacagagagaggacacagtcagagaggacagagaggacagacagagagagaacagagagaggacacagtcagacaggacagagagagaacagagagaggacacagtcagagaggacagagagaggacacagtcagacaggacacagtcagagaggacagagagaggtcACAGTCAGACAGGacacagtcagagaggacagacagaggacacagtcagagaggacaCAGTCAGAAAGGACACAGTCAGACAGGACACAGTCAGACAGGACAAAGTGAGATAGGACAGAGAGGacacagtcagagaggacagagagaggacacagTCAGGAAGGACACAGTcagacaggacagagagaggacagtcaGAAAGGACACAGTcagacaggacagagagaggacacagaaaggacacagtcagacaggacacagtcagacaggacacagtcagagaggacacagtcagacaggacacagacagagaagacagagagaggacacagtcagagagaacagagagaggacacagtcagagaagacagagagaggacacagtcagagaggacagagtcaggtaggacagagaggacacagtcagagaggacagagagaagacACATTCAGAGAGGacacagtcagagaggacagagataGGACACAgtcagagaagacagagagaggacacagtcagagaggacagagtcaggtaggacagagaggacacagtcagagaggacagagagaggacacagTCAGACAGGACAGAAAGAGGACACAGTCAGACGGGACACAGTcagacaggacagagagaggacaaaGTCAGACAGGACACAGTCAGAAAGGGcacagtcagagaggacagatagaggacacagtcagagaggacagagagaggacacagtcagagaggacaCAGTCAGATAGGACAGAGAGGACAcagtcagaggacagagagaggacacagtcagagaggacaCAGTCAGatgggacagagagaggacacaatcagacaggacagagaggacatagtcagagaggacacagtcagagaggacaCAATCCAAATTAATAAAAAGGAGACAGCTAATATTCAGTTAAAACCTGACAGTGGTACACGGGGTAAATTGAGTACAATGAGTACACCGGGTATACTGGGAACAAGGGGAATACTGGGTATACTGGGTACACTGGGTACACCGGCTATAATGAGTACACTTGGTACACTGGGTATATTGGGTACACCAGGTACACTTGGTACACTGGATACACTGGGTATACTGGGAACACCCTGACCTTTACAGACTGTATATATACAGATATGTGTTCACTGTCTGAGTTCTGTGTCGGCACAAATACTTTCACactgtttaatatttatttatcagaaGTCACATCTTCATGACAACATTCAACATCTTAATCACATGTTCTCATGACATCCTGCAGCTCCACTTTACATCCCTGACTGATGTGTAACATGTGATCAATactgatcagtgtgtgtgtgtgtgtgtgtgtgtgtgtgtgtgtatgtgtgtctgtgtgtattcaGAAGTACACACCTTGATGGTGACGTTGCCCTTGGTGATTTTCCTCATGTTGAATCCGACTGTTGGAATCATGTCTTCACTGAACTGTCCAGActgaaagacacagagacacatcgTCACTGATCAGGTCCTGGACCGGTCTGTGTGTCCTCAGACATGATCAGGACCTGGACTGGTCTGCGTGTCCTCAGACATGATCAGGTCCTGGACCGGTCTGTGTGTCCTCAGACATGATCAGGACCTGGACCTGTCTGCGTGTCCTCAGACATGATCAGGACCTGGACCTGTCTGCGTGTCCTCAGACGGGGACGTGTACTGTCAGTGTAGAGATACCAAAGGACCTGGAcctggatgtataaagagacctggacaCAGCATTAGGGGCAGAGCCTAGTTCACTGTGGTGACAGATAACGGGTATGATCAGCGCTTCTTGAGCATGGCTCCGCCGACAGAGCAGACTTCTACTGACTAAGcagctacttcctgtttagcatGCCCTTGATCTGAACGtgaattaaatgattaaatcgTTCAGCTCTTAAAACACGTTCCAAATGATTCACAtctagggatgggaatcgagaaccggTTCCTGTTAACAACCAGTTCCAACTGGTTCAATTAtcgacatcattagcctttatgcttaacgattcccttattgattcttttcattacgcCTAATCTTACGTCGAAGCGGTCGAAAGCTTGGCTTCACTTCACCAAAAAAGACTCATGACATTCACTCATCACAACAGCATGACGTGCAATTTATGCAGCATGGTAATTCCATGGAAGGGCGGAAACATCACCAacgctacagtgatttgttttccactacagaGCCCTACTGTGCAAGCATTTTAAcgttactcgcatttgcgactaaaaatagtttgtgcgagtacagatttcaatcagcagcagaaacgaaaggcaaatcctgccggttgtgggttgaacaggggtcacagacagacacggacaggaatacgtattcctgtcaaatacagcggccatagtgctccgcggcgcaagataacgactgagaagcctggctccaggtccagtaatttcctcttcttggtgtcatgactgcccaaaagtacctgaacagccgagctgtggcggcacacaggtttGTGATGtctcagaggagaaacgagctgttcacatttccacaaacctcaccccacttaagggactgttctttacttgtcaggggaggagggtggctggttgatttttattttatttattcattttattttgatcccccctatgttaaccacctattgatgctgtttttgaagtatgaataagtcaataagtaatttattccattgaaatatcattgatgtattataggaAAGTGATTTATCTGTTTATAAATggcaaaaggcacatctgcctcatttttgctgtggtatcgtgatactactcagaaccgtgatactttcactggtatcataccgtgggtcccaattttggtacagTTACAACACCAACAGATTCTGTACCGTTATTTGACGTAggtgaaaacaaatgctgtacaaatattctttcatttgttccattttagATGATAGAAGTGGAccaattttatattttgtttacttacttacttagcaCTTATCTCTTGTTTAGAATAGAAACTCAATAAAATTTATGTTGTTGACACCAAAAACCTGTAAGGTCTACTTTTTCTACATAGAaaattcacaggaggaatcgataagggaatcgataaagaatcggatcgataagcagaatcgataatggcattgatatcaataaaatcctatcaattcccatccctatcCACATCAATCAAAGACTGaaagctgccatcttgttttcttGGACCAAACAGTGACCATACTtgggtgagagggtggagctgtggaggagggaggggtggagccCGTCAGCGGATAACCTGACATTCGAAGATGCCACGCCCCCTTAATGATgtcataaaatgtgaaaaatgtgagctgtaaacatgtggacatggaggtctgtggggacgGACTCAGaggacatggaggtctgtggggatgGACTCAGaggacatggaggtctgtggggacgGTTTCAGaggacatggaggtctgtggggatgGACTCAGAGGACAGGGAGGTCTGTGCGGATGGACTCAGaggacatggaggtctgtggggacaGATTCAGaggacatggaggtctgtggggacgGACTCAGaggacatggaggtctgtggggatgAACTCAGAGGACATGGACGTCTGTGGGGATGGACTCAGagaacatggaggtctgtggggatgGACTCAGaggacatggaggtctgtggggatgGACTCAGaggacatggaggtctgtggggacgGACTCAGtggacatggaggtctgtggggatgGACTCAGaggacatggaggtctgtggggatgGACTCAGAGGACTGGACTCAGaggacatggaggtctgtggggatgGACTCAGaggacatggaggtctgtgcggaCGGACTTGCTCTGGGAGACAGCCTCTAGTGGACATCAGAGGAATTACAGGGTTTGTCTTGGACTCTCCGGGTtgatacttaaaaatgaagtcTTTCCGGGTCACATGACGTCACGTGGTGGACATGTCACTTCCTGTGGACGTGTCCAGATGGTTATGTGTCATTACCCATCTGTCCCAGAATAAACACAGAGTTCACTGCGGCGCTGCGTCTCACACCTGTAAACACCGACCATGTGACCACGTCCAGATTCATTTAATACTGCAGATATAAGTTTGATGTAATGACCTGAtctaatgacatcatcacactcAGTGGTTGTTGAAGACACACACTCAGGTTCAGTCCACAGTTTATatctgaggtgtgtgtgtattttattgaaGTTATAACTGTCTCAGTTCATAAACACACTGAAGAGTAAAGACATCTGTGTCAGTGGGTCAGCTGAACATTACAGGtggagcagaggtggaggaCAGGTGAGTCTGATGTGACACCTGAGACAGAGGAGGTCACTCTGACACCACACCTGAAACCTCCATCTCCGGCCCTGCTGAGGGGTCCAGGTCCCTGAACGGCCTCCACTCTGACAGAAGCCCGTCCTgctgggtggaggtggaggtggaggagcatCATCTAGTGCAGATGTGAGAGCAGCTGTATTCAGACTTATGTCTCATCAGGACGTCTGAGGGCTGAtgtctcacagtgtgtcctctcgGGGACAGACTATGGGACACCGACAGCTCGCTGAcctcacctccaccaccaccatctcctccaccgcAGGGTAACAATGGAAGCAGCCAGATGCTAACGGACAGCTGGCGGATGAGACTCACCGCTATGACGTTAACGAAGGTGGTCTTCCCGGAGTACT
This genomic stretch from Epinephelus moara isolate mb chromosome 16, YSFRI_EMoa_1.0, whole genome shotgun sequence harbors:
- the LOC126402484 gene encoding ADP-ribosylation factor-like protein 8A, producing MIALINKLLDWFKALFWKEEMELTLVGLQYSGKTTFVNVIASGQFSEDMIPTVGFNMRKITKGNVTIKLWDIGGQPRFRSMWERYCRGVSAIVYMVDAADPEKIEASKNELHNLLDKPQLQGIPVLVLGNKRDLPGALDEKELIERMNLSAIQDREICCYSISCKEKDNIDITLQWLIQHSRTKRSS